A stretch of Paenibacillus mucilaginosus 3016 DNA encodes these proteins:
- a CDS encoding cell wall hydrolase, producing MLDLQERLASLGYFKVGTTGYYGTVTEAAVKKFQKAYRLPADGIANDATLAKLKKVTKDSGNTLEQMARIIHAEARGETYLGQVAVGAVVMNRVHHSMFPGSIREVIFQDGQFDAVADGQYNLKPNASAYRAAREALNGSDPTKGSLFYYNPKIATSEWSKARPRVVKIGNHVFTR from the coding sequence GTGCTTGACCTGCAGGAACGCCTGGCCTCCCTCGGCTATTTCAAGGTAGGCACGACAGGCTATTACGGCACCGTCACAGAGGCGGCCGTGAAGAAATTCCAGAAGGCTTACCGCCTCCCGGCCGACGGGATCGCCAATGACGCCACGCTGGCCAAGCTCAAGAAGGTAACCAAGGACAGCGGGAACACGCTGGAGCAGATGGCGCGCATCATTCATGCCGAAGCCCGGGGCGAGACCTACCTCGGACAAGTTGCCGTGGGCGCCGTAGTCATGAACCGCGTGCATCATTCCATGTTCCCGGGGTCGATCCGCGAGGTGATCTTCCAGGATGGCCAGTTCGACGCCGTCGCCGACGGGCAGTACAACCTGAAGCCGAACGCTTCGGCTTACCGTGCCGCACGCGAGGCGCTGAACGGCAGCGATCCGACCAAGGGCTCCCTCTTCTACTATAACCCGAAGATCGCCACCTCCGAGTGGAGCAAAGCCCGCCCGCGGGTCGTTAAGATCGGTAATCATGTCTTTACCCGGTGA
- a CDS encoding DUF3967 domain-containing protein has translation MLAHETTTDVRLTHDLAKQLGISDSSLRRWCRMLEFQGYSFVLGEDGARVFREQDLAALKRFQVLVKHKRMNLEDAAKGVMEACLEEPAAPAEAVVLALPGEPPAEAPEPALSTEVIAHLKTSIETDVRMGLLPELLSLKQSLNEMDFEVQELKVRNKKLLQQFAEQQEELSTLKGYIENRVEQRDKELMFALREIQQTKTQMAAARDKRWWKFWDDSAPMRG, from the coding sequence ATGTTAGCACACGAAACCACCACGGATGTCCGTCTGACTCACGATCTCGCCAAGCAGCTTGGCATCTCCGACAGCTCGCTGCGGCGCTGGTGCCGCATGCTCGAGTTCCAGGGCTACAGCTTCGTGCTCGGGGAGGATGGGGCCCGGGTATTCCGCGAGCAGGATCTGGCCGCATTGAAGCGGTTCCAGGTGCTCGTGAAGCACAAGCGCATGAACCTGGAGGATGCGGCCAAGGGTGTCATGGAAGCCTGCCTCGAAGAGCCTGCCGCGCCGGCGGAAGCGGTGGTGCTTGCCCTTCCCGGTGAGCCTCCTGCCGAAGCGCCCGAGCCTGCACTGTCTACCGAGGTGATAGCCCACCTGAAGACGTCGATCGAGACGGATGTGCGCATGGGGCTGCTCCCCGAGCTCCTCTCGCTGAAGCAGTCGCTCAACGAGATGGATTTTGAAGTGCAGGAGCTCAAGGTGCGGAACAAAAAGCTGCTGCAGCAGTTCGCCGAGCAGCAGGAAGAGCTCTCCACGCTCAAAGGCTATATCGAGAACCGGGTCGAACAGCGGGACAAGGAGCTCATGTTCGCCCTGCGGGAGATCCAGCAGACGAAGACCCAGATGGCCGCCGCGCGGGACAAGCGCTGGTGGAAGTTCTGGGATGACAGCGCGCCGATGCGCGGCTGA
- a CDS encoding GNAT family N-acetyltransferase, translating to MHNYSKKPQCQVRRRSSYPWILSSVPSFRGRRTTIGSINPLAGTRKRTGRRRGCTRPLRGSWYLVACYRNGQLAASGRLVSDGIHQCFVCDLIVLPDFRGQGIGGRILEQLLDHCRSRGIRWVQLACAKGKRGFYEKYGFTARAPDAPGMNLLKGRERTIGPILKTPDYLAPESSFRLNRSMRPDRMIVRPRAPMA from the coding sequence ATGCATAATTATTCAAAAAAACCGCAGTGCCAAGTTAGGAGGAGATCATCATACCCATGGATCTTATCTTCCGTACCGAGCTTCCGGGGCAGGAGGACTACTATCGGCTCTATCAATCCACTGGCTGGGACCCGGAAGAGAACTGGACGCCGGAGAGGCTGCACCAGGCCTCTGCGCGGCAGCTGGTATCTTGTGGCCTGCTACCGCAACGGGCAGCTGGCGGCATCCGGCCGGCTCGTCTCGGACGGCATCCACCAGTGCTTCGTATGCGACTTGATCGTCCTGCCGGACTTCCGGGGCCAGGGGATTGGGGGCCGCATCCTGGAGCAGCTGCTGGACCACTGCCGGTCCCGGGGAATCCGGTGGGTGCAGCTGGCGTGCGCCAAAGGAAAGAGGGGCTTCTACGAAAAGTACGGCTTCACGGCACGGGCGCCGGACGCGCCGGGCATGAACTTATTGAAGGGCAGGGAACGGACGATTGGTCCCATCCTAAAGACGCCGGACTATTTGGCGCCGGAATCTTCCTTCCGCCTGAACAGGTCGATGAGACCCGACAGGATGATCGTCAGGCCGAGGGCTCCCATGGCATAG
- a CDS encoding DUF2905 domain-containing protein produces the protein MGSIPKLLIAAGIVLIAAGLLWSLAGRFLPLGRLPGDIAIEKENVKFYFPIVTCIVISVVFSLVMYVIRIFFK, from the coding sequence ATGGGTTCGATCCCGAAGCTGCTGATCGCCGCGGGCATCGTCCTGATCGCGGCGGGTCTGCTGTGGTCCCTTGCCGGCAGATTCCTGCCGCTCGGCAGGCTGCCTGGAGATATAGCGATAGAGAAAGAGAACGTCAAGTTTTATTTTCCCATTGTGACCTGCATCGTGATCAGTGTGGTGTTCTCACTGGTCATGTACGTGATCCGGATCTTCTTCAAGTAA
- a CDS encoding cytochrome P450, with translation MSSIQGIRTSRLRNFFAFQRDPLGFMVELLHEGELVSLRTSRTRPTFIVNSPRFIQSILVSQEASFRKGRSSDVLRRTLGDGLLTTEKETHSVQKRYMQPAFYKERIQAYAETVRELTREAADRIRPGQTVALHDELMQLTLAIIAKTMFGADVDELKAELAAAVNDTIERTAKTLFSPLVLPLSYPTPGNRVHRRAIRTLEEMVYAVLDDASRTPEKYRSTLLGMLLDTTDGEGNPLPREEIRDQMMTMLLAGHETTANLLTWVLYSLGREPEVAAELYRELDGLHGTPMSAFEAYRRFTFLPKVVQEALRLYPPAWMILRESEEKVVLHGEAFPAGSTFLISPYAIHRNGEVFEEPLAFRPHRFDGGESAWPRFAYFPFGGGVRGCIGSNFAMMEASLILSGLCRSLHFEPLDDAPAVPEPLVSLRIRGGLRMRAVQR, from the coding sequence ATGAGTTCCATCCAGGGAATCCGCACGTCACGCCTGCGCAATTTTTTTGCCTTCCAGCGCGATCCGCTCGGCTTCATGGTCGAGCTGCTTCATGAGGGCGAGCTGGTCTCGCTGCGCACCAGCCGCACGCGCCCGACCTTCATCGTCAACTCGCCGCGCTTTATCCAGAGCATTCTCGTCAGCCAGGAAGCCTCCTTCCGCAAGGGGCGCTCGTCGGATGTGCTCCGCCGCACGCTCGGCGACGGCCTGCTCACGACCGAGAAGGAGACGCACAGCGTGCAGAAGCGCTATATGCAGCCCGCCTTCTATAAAGAGCGCATCCAGGCGTATGCCGAAACCGTGAGAGAACTCACCCGGGAGGCGGCGGACCGGATCCGTCCCGGCCAGACCGTCGCGCTGCATGACGAGCTCATGCAGCTTACGCTTGCCATCATCGCCAAGACCATGTTCGGCGCCGATGTGGACGAGCTCAAAGCGGAGCTCGCCGCTGCGGTGAACGACACGATCGAGCGGACGGCGAAGACGCTGTTCTCCCCGCTGGTCCTTCCGCTCTCCTATCCCACCCCCGGCAACCGGGTGCACCGGAGAGCGATCCGCACGCTTGAAGAGATGGTCTACGCTGTGCTGGACGATGCCTCCCGGACGCCGGAGAAGTACCGCAGCACCCTTCTCGGGATGCTGCTCGATACGACCGACGGGGAAGGGAACCCTCTCCCCCGGGAAGAGATCCGCGACCAGATGATGACGATGCTGCTCGCCGGTCACGAGACGACGGCCAACCTGCTCACCTGGGTGTTGTACAGCCTCGGCCGGGAGCCCGAAGTCGCGGCGGAGCTGTACCGCGAGCTCGACGGGCTTCACGGTACGCCGATGTCCGCCTTCGAGGCGTACCGCCGGTTCACCTTCCTGCCGAAGGTCGTCCAGGAGGCGCTGCGGCTGTATCCCCCGGCCTGGATGATCCTGCGGGAATCCGAGGAGAAGGTGGTCCTGCACGGCGAGGCCTTCCCGGCCGGCAGCACCTTCCTCATCTCCCCGTATGCCATCCACCGGAACGGGGAGGTATTCGAGGAGCCGCTGGCCTTCCGCCCCCACCGGTTCGACGGCGGGGAGAGCGCCTGGCCGCGGTTCGCGTATTTCCCGTTCGGCGGCGGCGTCAGAGGATGCATCGGCTCGAACTTCGCCATGATGGAGGCGTCCCTCATCCTCTCCGGCCTGTGCCGCTCGCTGCACTTCGAGCCGCTGGACGATGCGCCCGCGGTACCCGAGCCGCTGGTGTCCCTGCGCATCCGGGGCGGGCTTCGGATGCGGGCGGTACAGCGATAA
- a CDS encoding SulP family inorganic anion transporter has protein sequence MLSDIRFQGYNASYLKRDLAAGLIVGIVAIPLGMAFAIASGVRPEYGIYTVILAGLLVSLLGGSKFQIAGPTGAFVPILFAIVMEHGYENLLIAGFMAGIMLVLLGLFKLGSLMRYIPRPVTIGFTTGIAVIIFSGQIAHFLGLRNVKKKEAFHENMREIAVHIETVNWYSVGTAVICLAVLLMTSRLTTKVPPALAGLIAATLAAVLFFRGKIDTIGSTYGAIPTGLPTFKLPALSWDLVVDLLPAAFVIAMLGGIESLLSAMVADRMGGDKHNSNKELIGQGIANMVTPLFGGIPATGAIARTATNIKNGSASPLSGIIHALVVLVVLLVFAPYASHIPLAAMAPILMFVAWNMSERREFMHVLKTRTGDSVVLVVTFLLTVFADLTTAVGAGLVLAAVLFIKRMSGTLKLEGVLPDPQDKLVKPAQGGEERSCPQIAIFTVEGPLFFGTSSAFLETIKDKLAAGGPQPILLLRMGKVSDMDTTGEAALADIAEEVKARGGTLLLTGITPAVRPILDSSGLSAKIGEERLFRRTGEAIAYALRRVSPARCLGCRQFTFDECTELSKPAPAAVRPDRAGVLQG, from the coding sequence ATGTTATCCGACATCCGGTTTCAGGGCTATAACGCCTCTTATTTGAAAAGGGACCTCGCGGCAGGGCTGATCGTCGGCATCGTGGCGATTCCACTCGGCATGGCGTTCGCTATCGCTTCGGGGGTCCGTCCGGAATACGGCATTTATACGGTCATTCTCGCCGGCCTTCTCGTCTCGCTGCTCGGGGGCTCCAAGTTTCAGATTGCCGGACCCACGGGGGCTTTTGTCCCGATCCTCTTCGCCATTGTCATGGAGCACGGCTACGAGAACCTGCTCATCGCCGGCTTCATGGCCGGGATCATGCTGGTGCTGCTGGGCCTCTTCAAGCTGGGCTCGCTCATGCGGTACATTCCGAGGCCGGTCACCATCGGGTTCACGACGGGCATTGCCGTCATCATCTTCAGCGGCCAGATCGCCCACTTCCTCGGACTTCGCAATGTCAAGAAAAAGGAAGCGTTCCATGAGAATATGCGCGAGATCGCCGTACATATCGAGACGGTGAACTGGTACAGCGTCGGGACGGCCGTCATTTGTCTCGCCGTGCTGCTGATGACCAGCCGGCTGACCACCAAGGTCCCTCCCGCGCTGGCCGGGCTTATTGCGGCGACGCTGGCCGCGGTGCTGTTCTTCCGCGGGAAGATCGATACGATCGGCTCGACCTACGGGGCGATCCCGACCGGGCTGCCGACCTTCAAGCTGCCGGCGCTGTCCTGGGACCTCGTCGTGGATCTGCTGCCGGCCGCCTTCGTTATCGCGATGCTCGGCGGGATCGAGTCCCTGCTCTCGGCGATGGTTGCCGACCGGATGGGCGGGGACAAGCACAACAGCAACAAGGAGCTGATCGGCCAGGGCATCGCCAACATGGTCACGCCGCTCTTCGGGGGGATTCCGGCTACCGGAGCCATCGCCCGGACAGCCACGAACATCAAGAACGGGTCGGCCTCGCCGCTCTCCGGCATCATCCACGCCCTGGTGGTGCTTGTCGTGCTGCTGGTGTTCGCGCCGTATGCTTCGCACATCCCGCTGGCGGCCATGGCGCCCATCCTCATGTTCGTCGCCTGGAATATGAGCGAGCGCCGTGAGTTCATGCATGTGCTCAAGACGCGGACCGGCGACTCCGTCGTGCTCGTCGTCACGTTCCTGCTCACGGTCTTCGCCGACCTGACGACCGCCGTAGGCGCGGGACTGGTGCTGGCGGCCGTGCTCTTCATCAAGCGGATGAGCGGCACGCTCAAGCTCGAAGGCGTGCTTCCCGATCCGCAGGACAAGCTCGTGAAGCCCGCCCAGGGGGGGGAAGAGCGTTCCTGCCCGCAGATCGCGATCTTCACCGTGGAAGGCCCGCTGTTCTTCGGCACCTCGTCGGCCTTCCTGGAGACGATCAAGGACAAGCTGGCCGCGGGCGGGCCGCAGCCGATCCTTCTGCTGCGTATGGGCAAGGTCAGCGACATGGACACCACCGGCGAGGCGGCTTTGGCCGACATCGCCGAAGAAGTCAAGGCGCGCGGCGGCACGCTGCTGCTCACGGGCATCACGCCGGCCGTCCGGCCGATCCTGGACAGCAGCGGCCTCAGCGCCAAGATCGGCGAGGAGCGGCTGTTCCGCCGCACGGGCGAAGCGATCGCGTACGCCCTGCGCCGGGTGAGCCCCGCGCGCTGCTTGGGCTGCCGGCAGTTCACCTTCGACGAGTGCACCGAGCTGTCGAAGCCGGCCCCCGCGGCCGTCCGCCCCGACCGCGCGGGTGTGCTGCAGGGATAA
- a CDS encoding beta-class carbonic anhydrase, which translates to MSAIGAIMEHNRAFVQEKRYTAYETTKFPDKKLVILTCMDTRLLELLPQAMGLRNGDAKVIKNAGAVVSHPFGSIMRSILLAIYELKAEEVCVIGHHECGMANLESANVLESAKRYGIPEENIRTLTYAGIDLDGWLTGFKKIEESVANSVNMIRSHPLFPATVPVHGLVIHPSTGQLDLVVDGLEVLAKEQSAEALI; encoded by the coding sequence ATGTCAGCTATTGGTGCGATTATGGAACACAACCGGGCATTTGTTCAGGAGAAGAGGTACACGGCTTACGAGACAACCAAGTTTCCGGACAAGAAACTGGTCATCCTCACGTGCATGGATACGCGGCTGCTTGAGCTGCTGCCGCAGGCGATGGGGCTTCGCAACGGGGATGCGAAGGTGATCAAGAATGCCGGGGCGGTCGTATCGCACCCGTTCGGCAGCATTATGCGCAGCATCCTGCTCGCGATCTACGAACTGAAGGCCGAAGAAGTATGCGTGATCGGGCACCACGAATGCGGCATGGCCAATCTGGAGAGCGCGAATGTGCTCGAGAGCGCCAAGCGGTACGGGATTCCGGAGGAGAACATCCGGACGCTGACCTATGCGGGGATCGATCTGGACGGATGGCTGACGGGCTTCAAGAAGATCGAGGAGAGCGTGGCGAACAGCGTGAATATGATCCGCTCGCATCCGCTGTTCCCGGCTACGGTGCCGGTGCACGGGCTCGTCATTCACCCGTCGACCGGCCAGTTGGATCTGGTGGTGGACGGCCTGGAGGTACTGGCCAAGGAGCAGTCGGCCGAGGCTTTGATCTAG
- a CDS encoding cysteine hydrolase family protein: protein MEKRGNKTALLVVDVQVAPFIWKDYGGPELYRGGELIGTLSGLMKRAREAGAPVIYIRHTEEPGTPRGEGGPIWHVHPEIAPLPGDPALNKSHADPFLGTGLHELLQELGVGRLVITGVQTEYCVDTACRSAFGLGYRVTLVTDGHTTFDSEVLKAEQIIAHHHTVLGGLFAELREAGEVQFAAS from the coding sequence ATGGAGAAGCGGGGGAATAAAACGGCGCTGCTCGTCGTGGATGTTCAGGTGGCTCCTTTTATATGGAAGGACTATGGGGGGCCGGAACTGTACCGGGGAGGGGAGCTCATCGGTACGCTGAGCGGTCTGATGAAGAGAGCCCGGGAGGCGGGGGCACCGGTGATCTATATCCGGCATACGGAGGAGCCGGGAACGCCGAGGGGGGAGGGCGGACCGATCTGGCACGTGCATCCGGAGATTGCGCCGCTCCCCGGGGATCCCGCGCTGAACAAAAGCCATGCCGATCCGTTCCTCGGGACCGGACTGCATGAGCTGCTGCAGGAGCTGGGCGTCGGCCGGCTGGTGATCACGGGGGTGCAGACCGAGTACTGTGTCGATACGGCCTGCCGGTCCGCCTTCGGTCTCGGGTACCGGGTGACGCTCGTGACGGACGGTCATACGACCTTCGACTCCGAGGTGTTGAAGGCCGAACAGATCATTGCCCATCACCATACGGTGCTTGGAGGCTTGTTCGCCGAGCTGCGGGAGGCAGGCGAGGTGCAGTTCGCCGCGTCTTAA
- a CDS encoding GIY-YIG nuclease family protein — MKHSGRKAELLQLYKETKITGGVYQILNNVNGKRWVTSTPNFRTMNGKKMELNMGGNKNAKLQADWSRYGEEAFTMEVLEVLERKETGYFDAKDALKKLEAKWLEKLQPYGEQGYNRPKEAGEHGEAGE, encoded by the coding sequence ATGAAACATTCCGGACGAAAGGCGGAGCTGCTGCAGCTCTATAAAGAAACGAAAATCACCGGCGGGGTGTACCAGATCCTCAATAACGTGAACGGCAAACGCTGGGTAACCAGTACGCCGAATTTCAGGACGATGAACGGCAAGAAGATGGAGCTGAACATGGGCGGGAACAAGAACGCCAAGCTGCAGGCGGACTGGAGCCGCTATGGGGAAGAGGCTTTTACCATGGAGGTGCTGGAGGTGCTTGAGCGCAAGGAAACCGGGTATTTTGACGCGAAGGATGCCCTGAAGAAGCTCGAAGCGAAGTGGCTTGAGAAGCTTCAGCCTTACGGCGAACAAGGCTACAACAGACCGAAGGAGGCAGGGGAGCATGGAGAAGCGGGGGAATAA
- the pelA gene encoding pectate lyase, whose amino-acid sequence MTNQSWHYRRWLTAFCAASLLLSAAPSALRAEEAGQGTAEPVRIVQAKALTPTTIQFTLSGKLNSLQPSDFEVQAALGDWNSLNPQLTGAYTVKSASLGTDHEGRSIVTLETEQGLNPDATFTRTPAENPKSVPYLNASYYTGDRTADIQQADNLLTWQMDHGGWYKMGDKYKRAWNGTEAKSDWKAPDGTELGTIDNNATTNEILFLSVMYKETGDERYRDAVLRGFEFLEKLQYASGGWAQVYPSRGNYSDYVTFNDNAMMRVMNVLKMARDRQYPFNSSLLPEESVQKLQASLDRGLDYILKSQIRVNGKLTAWCAQHDPLTYEARGARAYEHPSISGSESIEIIKYLMALPEQTPEVKQAADSALAYFEASKLSGIKYVSADPNNVYFVPDPATDTWYRFYDIATNLPIFSGRDGVIKHNILEIEAERRNGYRWAGSWAQKLLAAVKSTGYYEGRVYVKIAGSASETASGSGLAVGDLERIEDAIRPSLTLVEPGRKTGNHYNVDGSSIVLKGAVSEKAAVQVNGAAASVGKDLGYDSGELALQPGRNEFTVTAVDAAGNPSEPLQVNVVPTGKTGS is encoded by the coding sequence ATGACAAACCAATCTTGGCACTACCGCCGATGGCTCACCGCCTTCTGCGCCGCAAGTCTGCTGCTCTCGGCCGCACCTTCAGCTCTTCGTGCAGAGGAAGCCGGCCAAGGGACCGCCGAACCGGTCCGCATCGTACAGGCGAAGGCCCTTACGCCTACGACCATCCAATTCACCCTCAGCGGTAAGCTGAACTCGCTTCAGCCGTCGGACTTCGAAGTGCAGGCGGCGCTCGGCGATTGGAACAGCCTCAATCCGCAGCTGACGGGAGCCTACACGGTCAAATCGGCGTCCCTCGGCACAGATCACGAAGGCCGCTCGATCGTTACGCTGGAGACGGAGCAGGGACTGAACCCGGACGCGACCTTCACGCGGACCCCGGCAGAGAATCCGAAGAGCGTGCCTTATCTCAACGCCTCCTACTATACGGGGGACCGGACTGCCGACATCCAGCAGGCGGACAACCTCCTTACGTGGCAGATGGACCACGGCGGCTGGTACAAGATGGGCGACAAGTACAAGCGTGCCTGGAACGGGACAGAAGCCAAATCCGACTGGAAGGCGCCGGACGGCACGGAGCTCGGAACGATCGACAACAATGCGACGACGAACGAGATTCTTTTCCTCTCGGTCATGTATAAGGAAACCGGCGACGAGCGCTACCGGGACGCCGTGCTGAGAGGGTTCGAATTCCTCGAGAAGCTGCAGTATGCCAGCGGAGGCTGGGCTCAGGTGTATCCGTCCCGCGGCAACTACTCGGACTATGTCACGTTCAACGATAATGCGATGATGCGGGTTATGAATGTGCTCAAAATGGCCCGGGACCGCCAGTATCCGTTCAACTCTTCCCTGCTGCCGGAGGAATCGGTGCAGAAGCTGCAGGCGTCCCTCGACCGCGGCCTCGATTATATCCTGAAGTCGCAGATCCGGGTGAACGGCAAGCTGACCGCGTGGTGCGCCCAGCACGACCCGCTCACGTATGAGGCGCGCGGCGCCCGCGCTTATGAGCATCCGTCGATCTCCGGATCGGAGTCGATCGAGATCATCAAGTACCTGATGGCGCTGCCGGAGCAGACGCCCGAGGTGAAGCAGGCGGCGGACAGCGCCCTGGCCTACTTCGAAGCGAGCAAGCTCAGCGGCATCAAATACGTATCGGCCGACCCGAACAACGTCTACTTCGTTCCGGACCCGGCGACAGACACCTGGTACCGCTTCTATGACATCGCAACGAATCTCCCGATCTTCTCGGGACGCGACGGGGTCATCAAGCACAATATCCTGGAGATCGAGGCCGAGCGCCGCAACGGCTACCGTTGGGCGGGATCGTGGGCGCAGAAGCTGCTCGCTGCCGTGAAGAGCACCGGCTACTATGAAGGCCGCGTCTATGTGAAGATCGCCGGCAGCGCATCGGAGACGGCTTCGGGCAGCGGACTGGCGGTAGGCGATCTGGAGCGGATCGAGGACGCCATCCGGCCGTCCCTCACACTGGTGGAGCCCGGACGGAAGACCGGCAATCACTACAACGTGGACGGGAGCAGCATCGTGCTGAAGGGCGCGGTCAGCGAAAAGGCGGCCGTGCAGGTCAACGGGGCTGCCGCGTCCGTGGGCAAGGACCTGGGCTACGACTCCGGCGAGCTCGCCCTGCAGCCTGGCCGCAACGAGTTCACCGTGACGGCGGTTGACGCCGCAGGGAATCCCTCGGAGCCGCTTCAGGTCAACGTCGTACCGACAGGCAAAACCGGCAGCTAA
- a CDS encoding DUF1273 domain-containing protein, with protein MRSRGSPRAETEERYPLKRVLVTGYKASELGIFSQKHPGIPIIKKAVRAKLLSLLEEGLEWVIVSGQWGVELWAAETALELKTEGWPLQLAVITPFIEPEENWSEDKQNIYRALTARADYVNSVTKTKYDGPWQFKEKDRFLLRNSDGLLLIYDEEQGGSPRFIREMALKHAEKEEGYRILTINAFDLQQIAEEEQLRYDS; from the coding sequence ATGAGGTCCAGGGGGAGTCCCCGGGCCGAGACAGAGGAGCGTTACCCCTTGAAACGTGTGCTAGTAACCGGATATAAAGCGTCGGAGCTCGGCATCTTCTCGCAGAAGCATCCCGGCATTCCCATCATAAAAAAAGCCGTTCGGGCGAAGCTGCTGTCCCTGCTGGAGGAGGGGCTCGAGTGGGTCATCGTCAGCGGGCAGTGGGGCGTGGAGCTGTGGGCCGCGGAAACGGCGCTCGAGCTGAAGACCGAAGGCTGGCCGCTGCAGCTCGCCGTCATTACGCCGTTCATCGAGCCCGAGGAGAACTGGAGCGAGGACAAGCAGAACATCTACCGGGCGCTCACCGCGCGCGCCGATTACGTCAACAGCGTCACGAAGACGAAGTACGACGGACCGTGGCAGTTCAAGGAGAAGGACCGCTTCCTGCTCCGCAACTCCGACGGGCTCCTGCTCATCTATGACGAAGAACAGGGGGGCTCCCCCCGGTTCATCCGGGAGATGGCGCTGAAGCACGCCGAGAAGGAGGAGGGCTACCGCATCCTCACCATCAATGCGTTCGATCTGCAGCAGATCGCGGAGGAGGAGCAGCTGCGGTACGACAGCTAG
- a CDS encoding calcium-binding protein: MAETTGPKLVFGTQENDVLVASAQGGEHLFALAGDDVLAAASRSNVLHGGDGSDTLGVTGASNTLYGEGGDDRLLVTSGENAVHGNSGNDRLEVAGSSNLITGGAGADSLLLQGSDNEASMGAGDDTVELLTDAGLDLSRNTVHLGTGTDSMVLSGISDGTVRGGEGGDDIYALFVQNNRYDGEAGDDTFNTYNAVHSTIAGGAGNDLFNSTPGDFDYNGNEYSKYYGNDGSDEFLMTSDDCTYSGGNGQDTFLTADYSNFRRNVVRGEGGNDLLQTGENGGGEDNVFDGGNGQDHLSSWLAGTELLGGSGSDVLTIHGYSSKNIMTGGQGQDHYVMDSVLGSSVVSDAGVKGEQDTLTFTALGQDDLTLSRDGGNLVIEAGGEELTVDRFFVNGGYRIERFELADGTVWTDTDVEQMIQAMAAAPAAGSAGDALEAGAGAQELNLLLAAGGVPDLG, encoded by the coding sequence ATGGCGGAGACGACAGGACCTAAGCTGGTGTTCGGGACGCAGGAGAACGATGTGCTGGTGGCTTCGGCGCAGGGCGGAGAGCATCTGTTTGCGCTGGCAGGAGACGATGTGCTGGCTGCGGCGAGCAGGAGCAATGTGCTGCACGGGGGAGACGGCAGCGACACGCTCGGCGTGACGGGGGCAAGCAATACGCTCTACGGCGAAGGGGGCGACGACCGCCTCCTGGTGACCTCGGGAGAGAATGCGGTACATGGCAATAGCGGGAATGACCGGCTCGAGGTGGCGGGAAGCTCCAATCTGATCACGGGCGGAGCAGGGGCCGATAGCCTGCTGCTGCAAGGATCCGACAATGAAGCATCCATGGGAGCCGGGGACGATACGGTAGAGCTCCTGACGGATGCCGGATTGGACCTGAGCCGCAATACGGTGCATTTGGGTACAGGAACCGATTCCATGGTCCTCTCCGGGATTTCGGACGGCACCGTTCGCGGGGGAGAAGGGGGCGATGATATCTATGCTCTCTTCGTACAGAACAACCGTTATGACGGGGAGGCCGGGGATGATACGTTCAATACGTACAATGCCGTTCATTCGACCATTGCCGGAGGGGCGGGAAATGATCTTTTTAACAGTACGCCCGGTGATTTCGATTATAACGGGAACGAATACAGCAAGTACTATGGCAACGACGGCAGTGATGAGTTCCTTATGACCAGTGACGACTGCACTTACTCCGGAGGGAACGGGCAGGATACTTTCCTGACAGCCGACTATTCCAATTTCCGGAGGAATGTGGTCCGAGGAGAGGGCGGCAATGATCTCCTGCAGACCGGGGAGAACGGCGGGGGAGAGGATAACGTCTTCGACGGAGGGAACGGACAGGATCACTTGAGCTCTTGGCTGGCGGGTACCGAGCTGCTTGGCGGGAGCGGGAGTGATGTTCTGACCATTCATGGCTACAGCAGTAAGAACATCATGACAGGCGGCCAAGGCCAGGACCACTACGTGATGGATTCCGTGCTCGGCTCCTCCGTCGTGTCGGACGCCGGGGTCAAAGGCGAGCAGGATACGCTTACGTTCACGGCACTTGGCCAAGATGACTTGACCTTGTCCCGCGACGGCGGGAACCTGGTCATCGAAGCGGGCGGGGAGGAGCTGACCGTGGACCGGTTCTTCGTCAACGGCGGTTACCGGATCGAGCGGTTCGAATTGGCGGACGGCACGGTGTGGACGGATACGGATGTGGAACAGATGATCCAGGCGATGGCGGCGGCACCGGCGGCAGGAAGTGCCGGCGATGCGCTGGAGGCTGGAGCGGGCGCGCAGGAGCTGAATCTGCTGCTCGCGGCCGGCGGGGTGCCGGACTTGGGGTAA